A single window of Irregularibacter muris DNA harbors:
- a CDS encoding dicarboxylate/amino acid:cation symporter, whose translation MKLTTKILLGLIAGIILGLFLTGSPHIATDYIHPFGTLFLNLIKMIIVPLVLSSLVVGAASIGDPKKLGRIGGKTMLYYLATTCVAVIIGLILGNLFTPGAGLTIPIDASVEAVEAPSLTETLLNMVPTNPIAALVNGDMLQIIVFALSIGIAIAVLGEKGKPLYNFFDSLAEVMYKITGFIMTLAPYGVFALIVPVVATNGPSVLLPLIKVIAAVYIGAIIHSAVVYSSAVKLFAKMSPLRFFKGISQAATVAFSTSSSAGTLPVTLRNVQENLGVSESISSFVLPLGATINMDGTALYQGICALFVAQVYGLDLSLAQQLTIVLTATLASIGTAGVPGAGLVMLTMVLQSVNLPLEGIALLAGIDRILDMARTTVNIVGDASASVVVAASEGELVSIEDIEIAESY comes from the coding sequence TTGAAACTGACAACGAAAATATTGCTCGGTTTAATAGCCGGTATTATTTTAGGATTATTCCTAACTGGATCACCCCATATTGCTACCGATTATATCCACCCCTTTGGGACACTATTTTTAAACCTTATTAAAATGATTATTGTTCCCTTAGTGCTTTCTTCTCTTGTTGTAGGAGCGGCCAGTATTGGTGATCCCAAAAAATTGGGAAGAATTGGCGGAAAAACCATGCTTTATTATTTAGCCACCACCTGTGTAGCTGTAATCATCGGACTTATATTAGGAAATTTATTTACTCCCGGTGCTGGACTAACTATACCCATAGACGCCTCTGTGGAAGCGGTAGAAGCTCCTTCTTTGACTGAAACTTTACTGAATATGGTGCCTACTAACCCCATTGCAGCACTAGTCAACGGAGATATGCTGCAAATTATTGTCTTTGCATTATCTATTGGGATAGCTATTGCGGTCCTAGGGGAAAAGGGCAAACCCTTGTACAATTTTTTTGACTCCTTGGCAGAAGTAATGTATAAGATTACTGGGTTTATTATGACCTTAGCTCCCTATGGTGTATTTGCTTTAATTGTACCTGTAGTGGCAACCAATGGGCCTTCAGTCCTTCTTCCTCTTATTAAGGTAATTGCAGCCGTCTATATAGGGGCTATTATTCACTCGGCGGTAGTATATTCCTCTGCAGTAAAGCTTTTTGCTAAGATGAGTCCCTTAAGGTTCTTTAAGGGTATTTCCCAAGCAGCTACCGTAGCCTTTAGTACCAGTAGTAGTGCCGGTACTTTACCGGTAACCCTGCGAAATGTACAAGAAAACCTTGGGGTATCCGAAAGTATATCTAGTTTTGTCCTTCCCCTAGGGGCTACCATTAATATGGATGGTACGGCTCTTTACCAAGGGATATGTGCTTTGTTTGTAGCCCAGGTCTATGGCTTAGATCTTTCCTTAGCCCAACAATTGACTATTGTACTGACAGCCACTTTGGCTTCTATTGGCACAGCAGGAGTTCCTGGTGCTGGACTGGTTATGCTCACTATGGTTCTTCAATCGGTAAATCTTCCCTTAGAGGGGATCGCTCTTCTAGCAGGTATTGACAGAATTCTGGATATGGCTAGAACCACGGTCAATATTGTCGGGGATGCCTCTGCCTCTGTAGTGGTAGCAGCTTCTGAAGGAGAATTAGTTTCTATAGAAGATATTGAAATAGCAGAAAGTTATTAA
- the phnD gene encoding phosphate/phosphite/phosphonate ABC transporter substrate-binding protein has product MNSLMSKVIFCIGVLLLQMGLYFFIPFGWVYLLLSIIGTFFITFIILKLDGFMDLGTTLDKPDPEKDKSSVTNRKVIGKLFDLSESMNFDIQQLLWLSINNIKAFENLAKFFYKIQEYGEQNAASAEEITATMEEFVVHSDDLNNIILDAEAESNKSYTMLGENKNTLGSIQESMLDLTQSIEETSSSHQSLYRSSQEINKIIEYIQEISNQINLLSLNASIEAARAGDAGRGFSVVAQEIKKLSGETNMATEKIENVVNQIHKDINTTHGSIEKMIREVHQTEAIAKESSAVVSDIEQIINNIKNSFNDVKKISGRQLISAKEINGESRSTAAAVEETHNMLFELLKIVEMQQSKNKEIIDYGNKLEVVSEKFQENIVKVKENNEIIIGVNPFTSPENIKNMYAPILSKTCQEIGCRARTIIVKDYETLNNWIRDSKIDIGWFSPFAYVKAKEKSNIIPLVTPVVNGKDSYLGYIIARKNSGIHRVNDLKGKAFGYVDKNSASGYLFAKNIMAENNLFDEDLSKTIFLGSHDKVIQAVLSGEVEAGATYSEAFDLAVKQGLPMDQLEIIIKTDPIPKDVIAARENMPKDLWESLKNTLVNFHNEDNIKTPVEAFVESKDSNYDIIRNISNDL; this is encoded by the coding sequence TTGGGGTTTTGCTTTTGCAAATGGGTCTTTATTTTTTTATTCCTTTTGGATGGGTATATTTACTACTCTCTATAATAGGAACCTTCTTCATTACCTTCATCATTTTAAAGTTAGATGGTTTCATGGATCTGGGAACAACTTTGGACAAGCCCGACCCAGAAAAAGATAAATCTTCCGTAACCAATCGAAAAGTTATCGGCAAACTTTTCGATCTATCTGAATCCATGAATTTTGATATTCAACAATTATTATGGCTATCTATTAATAATATAAAAGCATTTGAAAACCTTGCAAAGTTTTTCTATAAAATTCAAGAATATGGCGAACAAAATGCTGCCAGTGCAGAGGAAATAACCGCCACTATGGAAGAGTTTGTTGTCCATTCTGATGATTTAAATAACATTATTTTGGATGCAGAAGCAGAATCCAATAAATCTTATACTATGCTGGGAGAAAATAAAAACACTTTAGGGAGTATTCAAGAATCTATGTTGGACCTTACACAATCTATAGAAGAAACTTCCTCAAGTCACCAAAGTCTATATAGATCTTCCCAGGAGATAAACAAAATTATTGAGTATATACAAGAAATATCCAATCAGATTAATTTGTTATCCCTTAATGCATCTATTGAAGCAGCCCGAGCCGGTGATGCCGGAAGAGGCTTTTCTGTCGTAGCACAGGAAATTAAAAAGCTCTCTGGAGAAACCAATATGGCTACTGAAAAAATTGAAAATGTGGTTAATCAGATTCATAAAGATATCAATACAACCCATGGATCTATCGAGAAAATGATTAGAGAAGTCCATCAAACAGAGGCGATCGCTAAGGAATCTTCAGCTGTGGTTTCGGATATCGAACAAATTATTAATAATATAAAAAATTCCTTTAATGATGTGAAAAAGATCTCTGGTAGGCAGCTTATTTCCGCTAAAGAGATCAATGGGGAATCCCGTTCAACAGCAGCTGCCGTTGAAGAAACCCATAATATGTTATTTGAACTTTTAAAAATTGTAGAAATGCAGCAAAGCAAAAATAAGGAAATCATTGATTATGGCAATAAACTAGAAGTTGTTTCTGAGAAATTCCAAGAAAATATCGTCAAAGTAAAAGAGAATAACGAAATTATTATTGGGGTTAACCCCTTTACTTCACCAGAAAACATAAAAAACATGTATGCACCTATTCTATCCAAAACCTGTCAAGAAATTGGCTGTCGAGCCCGTACCATTATTGTCAAAGATTATGAGACATTAAATAATTGGATAAGGGATAGCAAGATTGATATAGGATGGTTCTCCCCCTTTGCCTATGTAAAAGCAAAGGAAAAAAGCAATATTATCCCATTGGTTACCCCTGTAGTAAATGGTAAAGATTCTTACCTGGGATATATCATAGCCAGGAAAAATAGTGGCATTCATAGGGTAAATGATTTAAAGGGTAAGGCCTTTGGATACGTAGATAAAAATAGTGCATCAGGCTATCTTTTTGCCAAAAACATCATGGCAGAGAACAATCTTTTTGATGAGGATTTATCAAAAACTATTTTCTTAGGAAGCCATGATAAGGTCATTCAAGCTGTGCTTTCAGGAGAGGTAGAGGCCGGTGCAACCTATAGTGAAGCCTTTGATCTGGCTGTTAAACAAGGGTTACCTATGGATCAATTGGAAATCATTATAAAAACAGATCCCATACCAAAGGATGTTATCGCTGCTCGGGAAAATATGCCCAAAGATTTATGGGAAAGTCTAAAAAACACCTTAGTAAATTTCCATAATGAGGATAATATAAAGACCCCTGTTGAAGCCTTTGTGGAAAGTAAAGATTCCAATTATGACATTATTAGAAATATCAGTAATGATCTTTAG